The following proteins are encoded in a genomic region of Chryseobacterium cucumeris:
- a CDS encoding RrF2 family transcriptional regulator, whose protein sequence is MLSKKSQYAFKALSYLVEKRNDGPILISEIAEHKKIPLKFLENILLELKKAEILDSKKGKGGGYFFKENPENVKLAKIIRLVNGPIAMLPCVSLNFYEKCDDCNEDHCGLHDVLIEVRDASLNILESKTLMDLVD, encoded by the coding sequence ATGCTTTCAAAAAAATCTCAATATGCTTTTAAGGCGCTGTCATATCTTGTAGAAAAAAGAAATGACGGCCCGATTCTTATTTCTGAAATTGCGGAACATAAAAAAATTCCTTTAAAGTTTTTGGAAAATATCCTTCTTGAACTGAAAAAAGCGGAAATCCTCGACAGTAAAAAAGGAAAGGGTGGAGGATACTTTTTCAAAGAAAATCCGGAAAATGTGAAACTGGCAAAGATCATCCGTCTTGTCAACGGTCCTATTGCGATGCTTCCCTGCGTAAGTCTCAATTTTTATGAGAAATGTGATGACTGCAATGAAGATCACTGCGGGCTTCATGATGTCCTGATAGAAGTTCGCGATGCTTCTCTGAATATTCTGGAAAGTAAAACTTTAATGGATCTGGTGGATTAA
- a CDS encoding DUF4268 domain-containing protein, translating to MFSKQEAQQLKKEFWTAFGRSFPRKWILYDTKIKDMAFKFSADNKKAEVSLDIEMKDEIFRNAYYEKIWSLEDILKDFIGDFQKEEYFTLENGKIISRIWVEKHNVSVFNKNTWQEIFEFFVDKMDGFERFYYEYEDFIKDI from the coding sequence ATGTTCAGCAAACAAGAAGCACAGCAATTAAAAAAAGAATTTTGGACAGCTTTTGGAAGATCATTTCCCAGAAAATGGATTCTTTATGATACCAAAATCAAGGACATGGCATTTAAGTTTTCTGCCGACAATAAAAAAGCAGAAGTTTCTCTGGATATCGAAATGAAAGATGAAATTTTCCGGAATGCCTATTATGAGAAGATCTGGTCTTTGGAGGATATATTAAAAGATTTCATCGGAGATTTTCAGAAGGAAGAATATTTCACTCTTGAAAATGGTAAGATCATCAGCAGGATATGGGTTGAAAAACATAATGTTTCCGTTTTTAATAAAAATACCTGGCAAGAAATTTTTGAATTTTTTGTGGACAAAATGGACGGTTTCGAAAGATTTTACTACGAATATGAGGATTTTATAAAGGATATATAG